From Pedobacter indicus, a single genomic window includes:
- the pheT gene encoding phenylalanine--tRNA ligase subunit beta codes for MRISYNWLKDFIKFDQSPEELSEILTNIGLEVESLETVQSIPGGLEGLVVAEVLTCERHPNADKLNLTTVNNGSEILNVVCGAPNVAKGQKVVLAGVGTTVYPVEGEPFKIKKAKIRGEASEGMICAEDEIGLGQSHDGIMVLPDEAVVGTRAKDYFGLQDDYVFEIGLTPNRADAASHIGVARDIAAYLRRKVLLSKVVDIEEGTPNIKVTVEDSTDCPRYSSTTIEGVTVKESPQWLKDRLASIGIRAINNIVDITNYVLHELGQPLHAFDAEKIKNRHIVVKTLPQGTKFVTLDEVERELTDEDLMICDEEKPLCIAGVFGGLSSGVTADTTSVFLESAYFNSVSVRKTSKHHGLKTDASFRFERGTDPDITVYALKRAVKLILEIAGGKLVGGLSDVYPKPIEPFKISVSYARVRSLIGKDIPSAEIKSIIEALDIKVVSESEDGLELEVPPYRVDVNREVDIIEEVLRIYGYNNIEIKQQIKASLNTSPKPDKDAVQDQISDLLIGNGFHEILNNSLTKSAYATDSDRAVKILNSLSSDLDTMRQSLLYSGLGVIAYNQKRKYPNLRLFEFGNVYFKETEGYVENKHLSLFMTGNQESEQWNATSDKISFYDMKGVVDGLLARLKLDVLQVRDLTAPGLSYGLTYHRGDKEFVNFGAVSKEALKLTDVQGEVFYAEFHWDTILKAIRKNKIVYKEISKFPSMRRDLAVLIDEGVSFASLKELAEKTERKLLKEVNVFDVYKGDKLPEGKKSYALSFVFQDEEKTLTDKQIDSIIQKFIRNFEKELNAEIRK; via the coding sequence ATGAGAATATCATATAATTGGCTCAAAGATTTTATAAAATTTGATCAATCGCCTGAAGAACTATCTGAAATATTAACCAATATCGGTTTGGAAGTTGAAAGTCTCGAAACCGTTCAAAGCATTCCTGGCGGACTGGAAGGTCTAGTGGTTGCCGAGGTTTTGACGTGCGAACGACATCCGAACGCAGACAAACTGAACCTGACGACTGTTAACAACGGTTCAGAAATATTGAACGTGGTATGCGGTGCGCCCAATGTTGCGAAAGGGCAAAAAGTTGTTTTGGCGGGTGTTGGCACAACAGTTTATCCGGTGGAGGGAGAGCCATTCAAAATCAAAAAAGCTAAAATCAGAGGAGAGGCTTCAGAAGGAATGATCTGTGCGGAGGATGAAATTGGCTTAGGTCAGTCACATGATGGAATTATGGTATTACCGGATGAGGCAGTGGTGGGCACCCGGGCGAAGGATTATTTCGGATTGCAAGATGATTATGTATTTGAGATAGGCTTGACTCCCAACCGTGCGGACGCAGCATCACATATTGGGGTTGCCCGCGATATTGCAGCCTATTTAAGAAGAAAGGTGTTGTTGTCAAAGGTTGTTGATATTGAGGAAGGTACGCCAAATATTAAAGTGACAGTAGAGGATAGTACTGATTGTCCAAGATACAGCTCTACAACGATTGAAGGAGTTACGGTAAAGGAGTCTCCACAGTGGTTGAAAGACCGATTAGCGAGTATTGGGATTCGTGCTATCAATAATATTGTAGATATTACAAACTATGTATTGCATGAGCTGGGTCAACCTTTACATGCTTTTGATGCCGAAAAAATAAAAAACAGGCATATTGTCGTAAAAACGCTCCCACAGGGAACGAAATTCGTCACGCTGGATGAAGTAGAAAGGGAGCTGACGGATGAGGATTTAATGATTTGTGACGAAGAGAAACCACTGTGTATTGCGGGTGTGTTTGGTGGGCTTTCCTCAGGAGTGACAGCAGACACGACGAGTGTCTTTTTGGAGAGCGCCTATTTTAATTCGGTATCGGTACGAAAAACGTCAAAACATCACGGTTTGAAAACCGACGCTTCGTTTCGTTTTGAAAGAGGTACGGACCCTGATATTACGGTATATGCATTGAAGAGGGCTGTGAAGTTGATTCTGGAAATTGCCGGAGGAAAGCTTGTTGGTGGTCTTTCAGATGTTTACCCGAAACCGATAGAGCCGTTTAAAATCTCTGTAAGTTATGCACGCGTGCGTAGTTTAATAGGAAAGGATATTCCGAGTGCGGAGATTAAATCGATTATCGAGGCGCTAGATATTAAAGTAGTTTCAGAAAGTGAGGATGGGCTAGAGTTAGAGGTGCCTCCATACCGGGTTGATGTAAACCGTGAAGTTGATATTATTGAGGAGGTCTTAAGGATCTATGGTTATAATAATATTGAAATTAAACAGCAGATAAAAGCGTCTCTGAATACATCTCCAAAACCTGACAAGGATGCGGTACAGGATCAAATTTCAGATCTTTTAATTGGTAATGGATTTCATGAGATATTGAACAACTCATTGACGAAATCTGCCTATGCGACTGATTCTGACCGGGCTGTCAAGATTCTAAATTCGTTGAGCAGCGATCTGGATACGATGCGCCAAAGTTTGTTGTATTCAGGGCTAGGTGTGATTGCCTATAACCAGAAAAGAAAGTACCCTAATCTTAGGCTATTTGAATTTGGGAATGTTTACTTTAAAGAAACTGAAGGATATGTTGAAAATAAACATTTGAGCTTGTTTATGACGGGTAACCAGGAAAGTGAACAATGGAACGCCACGTCAGATAAAATTTCATTCTACGATATGAAGGGTGTTGTTGACGGTCTCCTGGCGCGTTTAAAACTGGATGTACTTCAGGTTAGAGACTTAACAGCTCCAGGTTTGTCTTACGGACTGACCTATCACAGGGGCGATAAGGAATTTGTGAACTTTGGTGCGGTAAGTAAAGAGGCATTAAAACTGACTGATGTGCAAGGAGAAGTGTTTTATGCTGAGTTTCATTGGGATACAATTCTGAAAGCGATTCGAAAAAATAAGATTGTATACAAAGAGATTTCAAAATTCCCATCAATGAGGAGAGATTTAGCAGTTTTGATTGATGAAGGTGTGAGTTTCGCATCGTTGAAGGAGCTCGCGGAGAAAACTGAACGTAAATTACTGAAGGAAGTTAACGTCTTTGACGTATACAAGGGAGATAAACTTCCGGAAGGCAAAAAATCATATGCCTTGAGTTTTGTGTTTCAGGACGAGGAAAAAACGCTAACGGATAAGCAGATTGATTCCATCATTCAGAAATTTATACGTAACTTTGAGAAAGAACTCAATGCTGAAATAAGAAAATAA
- a CDS encoding cell division protein ZapA: MGEISIKINIADRIYPLRITTEEEEIIRRAAKLINDRIKEFQENYAVRDKQDLLSMCVLHYATASLKAEEASKHEDKDVAKKVQQLDEILADFFSE; encoded by the coding sequence ATGGGAGAGATTTCCATAAAAATAAATATAGCAGATCGGATATATCCTCTTCGTATTACAACAGAAGAAGAAGAGATTATAAGAAGAGCTGCTAAGCTAATAAACGATCGCATCAAGGAGTTTCAGGAGAACTACGCGGTGCGTGACAAACAGGATTTGCTTTCGATGTGCGTGTTGCATTATGCAACTGCGTCATTGAAGGCTGAGGAGGCCTCTAAACACGAGGATAAAGATGTTGCGAAAAAGGTTCAGCAACTGGACGAAATCCTGGCAGATTTCTTTAGCGAATAA
- the rny gene encoding ribonuclease Y, whose protein sequence is MEIILYIILGLIIGLVIGRYLLRKVFRKQEIAVQNKAKKILKEAEQDAEHLKKNRLLEAKEKYLQLKSEHEKEISQRNNTLNQRENNLRQKEQNANQRLEKINRESQELENKRKNLERLTELNEKRQEEVETLKNQQIKQLESIAGLSAEDARNQLVDNLREEARTKALSQIKDIVAEAKLTASKEAKKIVIQTIQRQASESAIENTVSIFHIESDEIKGRIIGREGRNIRALEAATGIEIIVDDTPEAIILSGFDPVRREIARLALHRLVTDGRIHPARIEEVVAKTKKQIEEEIVEIGERTVIDLGIHGLHPELIRMVGRMRYRSSYGQNLLQHSREVANFCATMAAELGLNVKLAKRAGLLHDIGKVPDDNPDLPHALLGMQLAEKYKEHPEVCNAIGAHHDEIEMTSLISPIIQACDSISGARPGARREVVESYIKRLKDLESLALSYPGVEKTFAIQAGRELRVVVESEKISDAQSEILAADISNRIQTEMTYPGQIKVTVIRETRSVSFAK, encoded by the coding sequence ATGGAAATAATACTATACATAATTTTAGGATTGATAATAGGGCTCGTGATAGGTCGTTACCTGCTGAGAAAGGTGTTTAGAAAGCAGGAAATAGCTGTTCAGAATAAAGCTAAAAAGATTTTGAAGGAAGCTGAGCAGGACGCTGAGCATTTGAAGAAGAATAGATTATTGGAGGCGAAGGAAAAGTATCTGCAACTAAAATCAGAGCATGAAAAGGAAATCAGCCAGCGTAATAATACGCTAAATCAGCGTGAAAACAATTTGAGGCAGAAAGAGCAAAATGCTAACCAAAGATTGGAGAAAATAAACCGGGAAAGCCAGGAACTAGAAAATAAGCGAAAAAATTTAGAGCGCTTGACTGAACTTAATGAGAAGCGGCAGGAAGAGGTTGAAACATTGAAAAATCAACAAATAAAACAATTGGAATCTATCGCTGGATTGTCTGCGGAAGATGCCAGAAATCAATTAGTTGATAATTTAAGGGAAGAGGCAAGGACAAAGGCTTTGAGCCAAATTAAAGACATTGTTGCCGAGGCAAAGTTGACAGCAAGTAAAGAAGCAAAGAAAATTGTCATCCAGACGATTCAAAGACAGGCGAGCGAAAGTGCAATTGAAAATACGGTTTCTATTTTCCATATTGAAAGCGATGAAATTAAAGGTCGGATTATTGGTCGTGAAGGTCGGAATATTCGTGCTTTGGAGGCTGCTACCGGTATTGAGATTATCGTAGATGATACGCCTGAAGCCATTATCTTGTCAGGCTTTGACCCGGTTCGTAGAGAAATTGCCAGATTGGCTCTGCATAGATTGGTTACCGATGGACGTATACATCCGGCTCGTATAGAAGAAGTTGTAGCGAAGACTAAAAAGCAGATTGAAGAGGAAATTGTAGAGATAGGGGAAAGAACCGTAATTGATTTGGGAATTCACGGTTTACACCCTGAACTGATCCGTATGGTGGGAAGGATGCGTTATCGTTCTTCTTATGGTCAAAATCTTTTGCAGCACTCTCGTGAAGTGGCTAATTTCTGTGCGACCATGGCTGCAGAGTTAGGTCTGAATGTAAAGCTTGCCAAACGAGCTGGGTTGTTACATGATATAGGTAAGGTGCCAGATGATAATCCTGATCTACCGCACGCATTACTTGGTATGCAACTGGCTGAAAAGTATAAAGAGCATCCGGAAGTTTGTAATGCAATTGGAGCACACCACGACGAGATTGAAATGACTTCATTGATTTCGCCAATTATTCAGGCATGTGACTCGATATCGGGCGCTAGACCGGGTGCGCGGAGAGAAGTGGTTGAAAGTTATATTAAGCGATTGAAAGATTTGGAATCACTGGCTTTGTCATATCCGGGAGTAGAAAAAACGTTTGCGATTCAGGCGGGTAGAGAGCTAAGGGTAGTAGTGGAGAGTGAAAAAATATCGGATGCTCAATCAGAGATTCTAGCAGCTGATATTTCTAATAGAATTCAGACGGAAATGACGTACCCTGGACAGATTAAGGTTACTGTTATCCGGGAAACGCGCTCGGTGTCATTTGCTAAATAA
- a CDS encoding Mpo1 family 2-hydroxy fatty acid dioxygenase, whose product MGTTNKQKGKVPGKIEGLFIEYAQSHQNTTNVLIHWICVPLITFSLLGLVWMIPFPHISWLGSMNGFVNWASFLIAFVIYYYLQLSPTLSYGMLFVIGIFSFFIVQLEYWEAAGGLPVWMVCAIIFVLSWIGQFIGHKIEGKKPSFLTDLKFLLIGPIWLLSKLYRKLKIPY is encoded by the coding sequence ATGGGTACAACAAATAAGCAGAAAGGCAAGGTTCCTGGTAAGATTGAGGGACTGTTTATTGAATATGCTCAAAGCCACCAAAACACAACAAACGTCCTGATCCATTGGATTTGTGTGCCATTAATTACGTTTAGCCTTCTTGGCTTGGTTTGGATGATTCCATTTCCGCATATATCATGGTTGGGATCGATGAATGGTTTCGTTAATTGGGCTTCATTTCTGATTGCTTTTGTGATTTATTACTATCTACAACTTTCACCTACTTTATCTTACGGAATGCTGTTTGTTATTGGGATATTCAGCTTTTTTATTGTGCAATTAGAGTATTGGGAGGCTGCTGGTGGTTTACCTGTATGGATGGTCTGCGCTATTATATTTGTGTTGTCGTGGATCGGACAGTTTATAGGACATAAAATTGAAGGTAAGAAGCCTTCATTTTTAACAGATTTGAAGTTTCTTCTGATCGGACCGATATGGTTATTGTCAAAACTTTATCGGAAATTGAAGATACCTTATTAA
- a CDS encoding glycosyltransferase family protein produces MNVLYAIQGTGNGHLCRAMDIVPSLRKHANVDILLSGTQADINLPFDIKYRLNGLSFIFGKHGGVDLWKTFVHSKFRLFIKEVNACPVQDYDLVINDFEPVSSWACNLKEKFCIALSHQAAAVDHSAPNTEEIDRLGKFILKHYAPHDEAYGFHFQSYANNIFTPIIRQQVREKKRTNKGHYTVYLPSYDDEALLRYLSRFPDVKWDVFSKHNKRKFTSNNISFQPIDNTLFIESMASSEGILCGAGFETPAEALFLKKKLLVIPMKNQYEQHLNAAALKDLGVPVVRNIKPENDVQIRDWLESNRIVDVDYKDEVDDIIYAILERHANNIYS; encoded by the coding sequence ATGAATGTTTTGTACGCTATTCAGGGAACGGGGAACGGTCATCTGTGTCGAGCCATGGATATTGTCCCCTCTTTGCGGAAACATGCCAATGTTGATATATTGCTGAGCGGAACGCAAGCTGATATTAATCTTCCGTTCGATATAAAGTACCGACTCAACGGTTTAAGTTTTATTTTTGGCAAACACGGCGGAGTAGACCTATGGAAAACCTTCGTGCATTCTAAATTTAGGTTGTTTATTAAAGAGGTAAATGCGTGCCCGGTACAAGACTATGATTTAGTGATCAATGATTTTGAACCGGTAAGCTCATGGGCTTGTAATTTAAAGGAAAAGTTTTGTATAGCTTTGAGCCACCAAGCAGCAGCAGTTGATCACTCTGCTCCCAACACAGAAGAAATAGATCGATTAGGGAAGTTTATTTTAAAGCATTATGCCCCACATGATGAGGCTTATGGTTTTCATTTTCAGTCTTACGCTAATAATATCTTTACCCCAATTATTCGTCAGCAGGTTCGGGAGAAAAAGCGAACTAATAAGGGCCATTATACTGTGTATTTGCCTTCCTACGATGACGAGGCTTTATTGAGGTATCTATCTCGATTCCCGGATGTAAAGTGGGATGTGTTTTCAAAACATAATAAGCGAAAATTTACATCGAATAACATCAGTTTTCAGCCAATCGATAATACATTGTTCATCGAAAGCATGGCCAGTTCCGAAGGTATATTATGCGGTGCTGGTTTCGAAACGCCTGCGGAAGCCTTGTTTCTGAAAAAGAAGTTATTGGTAATTCCAATGAAAAACCAATATGAGCAGCACCTGAACGCTGCTGCTTTGAAAGATCTGGGTGTACCGGTTGTTCGCAATATTAAACCAGAAAACGACGTTCAAATTAGAGATTGGTTAGAGAGTAATCGCATTGTAGATGTTGATTATAAGGATGAAGTGGATGATATTATATATGCGATTCTTGAAAGGCATGCAAATAATATATATTCGTAG
- a CDS encoding TonB-dependent receptor, producing the protein MSISPIRGLLSFALFCFAQLCFAQQYSVSGTVRDAATGETLIGASIRAGENTAVANGYGFFSLTMAAGEYELVASFIGYQSTTQSLILDKDTTFTILLESATTLDAVEVNANSAAKNINSPIMGANNFQVQDIEKVPVLFGEKDILKTVQLLPGVISGGEGSSGFFVRGGAADQNLIILDEATVYNASHLFGFFSTFNSDVIKEVTLHKGGMPAQYGGRLASVLDIHMLDGNKKEFRAKGGLGLIASRLAVEGPLKKDKGSFIISGRRTYADLFLKLSPDSTINGSKLYFYDLNLKANYQFNERNTLYLSGYFGKDVLGYANTFGFDWGNATTTLRWNHVFNNQLFSNTSLIYGRFDYNVDVFDEDANFNIASIVDNFNLKQDFQYYAKNNHSLFFGFNVLNQKVSPADFVSRDTTTLSSIASEPRKGMELNAYISHDWKITERLNALYGLRVSGFLALGPGTFNTYDKDGDIVESVYYDDASIVEQYFMLEPRVSLNFKLNDQSSIKGSYNRNSQNLHLLSNSTASLPTDVWAMTSQNIKPQLADQGAIGYFRNFRNNQYEFSAELYYKEMSNQIDFKTNADIQANPNVEADLLYGDGRAYGLEFYLRKHTGRLNGWLSYTLSKSERSFQEIDNGAWFNARQDRTHDLSLVAMYEINDRWSLSSTFVYSTGNAVTFPSGKYLADGKPIWYYSERNGYRMPDYHRLDIGFTYEPKSKGKLKSTWDFGIYNVYSRKNAYIIDFRENEANQTEAYKIALFGIIPSVTWNFNF; encoded by the coding sequence ATGAGTATCTCTCCAATACGTGGCCTTTTATCATTTGCGTTATTCTGCTTTGCTCAGTTGTGTTTTGCTCAGCAATATTCAGTAAGCGGAACGGTTCGTGATGCTGCGACGGGCGAGACACTCATTGGTGCGTCAATCCGTGCTGGTGAAAATACAGCAGTAGCCAACGGCTACGGATTTTTTTCACTGACGATGGCGGCGGGTGAGTATGAGTTAGTAGCCAGCTTTATAGGTTACCAATCGACCACCCAGTCGCTCATCCTCGACAAGGATACTACATTTACAATCCTATTGGAGTCGGCGACAACGTTAGACGCAGTTGAAGTTAATGCAAATTCTGCTGCAAAGAATATTAATTCGCCGATAATGGGTGCGAATAACTTTCAGGTTCAGGATATCGAGAAAGTACCGGTTTTGTTCGGTGAAAAGGATATCTTGAAGACCGTACAGTTGTTGCCAGGGGTTATATCTGGTGGAGAAGGTAGTAGCGGGTTTTTTGTGAGAGGTGGAGCTGCGGACCAAAATCTTATTATTCTCGACGAGGCTACTGTATACAATGCGTCACATCTTTTCGGTTTCTTCTCTACATTTAACTCAGATGTTATAAAGGAAGTAACTTTACATAAAGGGGGGATGCCAGCTCAGTATGGCGGACGGCTTGCATCTGTTTTGGATATTCATATGTTGGATGGGAATAAAAAGGAGTTTAGGGCAAAAGGGGGACTTGGTCTTATTGCTTCGAGACTAGCGGTAGAAGGTCCATTGAAAAAAGATAAGGGTTCTTTTATCATTAGCGGTAGACGGACTTACGCTGATTTATTTTTAAAGCTTTCGCCTGATTCGACGATAAACGGAAGCAAACTCTATTTTTATGACCTGAACCTAAAAGCAAATTATCAGTTTAATGAGCGAAATACGCTTTATTTGTCGGGTTATTTTGGGAAAGATGTTTTAGGTTATGCCAATACTTTTGGGTTTGATTGGGGCAATGCGACAACAACCCTACGCTGGAATCATGTATTCAATAATCAGTTATTCTCGAATACGTCACTGATTTATGGACGCTTTGATTATAATGTCGATGTATTTGATGAGGATGCAAACTTTAATATTGCATCAATAGTCGATAATTTTAACCTGAAGCAGGATTTTCAATATTACGCAAAAAACAATCATTCTCTTTTCTTCGGATTTAATGTACTGAACCAGAAGGTTAGTCCGGCCGACTTTGTTTCGCGAGATACGACTACCTTATCGTCGATTGCGTCGGAACCAAGAAAAGGGATGGAGCTGAATGCCTATATTTCCCATGACTGGAAAATAACCGAACGGTTAAATGCACTTTATGGATTACGTGTTTCTGGTTTCCTTGCTCTTGGCCCGGGAACTTTTAATACCTATGATAAAGATGGAGATATAGTTGAATCAGTGTATTACGACGATGCATCAATTGTCGAACAGTACTTCATGCTCGAACCTCGGGTATCGCTGAACTTTAAATTGAATGACCAATCTAGTATAAAAGGTTCTTATAACAGGAATAGCCAGAATTTACATTTGTTGAGTAATTCTACTGCTTCGCTGCCGACGGACGTATGGGCTATGACGAGTCAGAATATTAAACCTCAGTTAGCAGATCAGGGGGCAATAGGTTATTTTAGAAATTTCCGGAATAATCAGTACGAGTTTTCAGCAGAGCTGTATTATAAAGAAATGTCTAATCAGATTGATTTTAAGACAAATGCTGATATCCAGGCAAATCCGAACGTTGAAGCTGATCTATTGTATGGTGATGGCAGGGCTTACGGTTTGGAATTCTATCTGCGAAAGCATACGGGTCGGTTAAACGGATGGCTAAGTTATACCTTGTCAAAAAGTGAGAGAAGCTTTCAGGAAATCGATAATGGGGCTTGGTTTAATGCTCGTCAGGACCGAACTCATGATCTTTCATTGGTGGCGATGTATGAAATTAATGATCGTTGGAGTCTTTCCAGTACCTTCGTTTATAGTACAGGAAATGCAGTTACCTTTCCGAGTGGTAAATATCTTGCTGACGGAAAACCGATATGGTATTATTCCGAGAGAAATGGTTATCGTATGCCTGATTATCATCGATTAGATATTGGTTTTACATATGAACCAAAATCGAAAGGTAAACTTAAATCGACTTGGGATTTTGGTATCTACAACGTTTATAGCCGCAAAAACGCATATATTATTGATTTTAGGGAAAATGAGGCGAATCAAACAGAGGCTTATAAAATCGCGTTATTTGGTATTATACCTTCCGTGACTTGGAATTTTAACTTTTAG
- a CDS encoding DUF4249 domain-containing protein produces the protein MKNLSFFIIIFSAALLSSCEKVIDLQLRDAEPVLMIEGTISNLQEWQEVNLSHTVPFDSELRRMPVTGARVFLREGNNAWKALSEFQDGQYIIRDFRGRPGVEYSLRVEYDNETYESTSRMPEVVRIDSTGVSVMTFDETRRTPLVLFQDPPAEKNYYYFEVEVNGDVVPSLFLYNDKFNNGKYVTINLDDFELNLNPLDSVVVELRNIDEGSYNFWKGVQSQTATSASPGNPPSNISNGALGYFSAYAGNSVYFIME, from the coding sequence ATGAAAAACTTGTCGTTTTTTATAATTATTTTTTCCGCAGCTTTGCTCTCTTCATGTGAGAAAGTAATCGATTTACAGCTGCGCGATGCCGAACCTGTTTTGATGATTGAAGGAACGATTAGCAACTTACAGGAATGGCAGGAGGTTAATCTTTCTCATACAGTACCCTTCGACTCGGAACTAAGAAGAATGCCTGTGACGGGAGCAAGGGTTTTTCTAAGAGAGGGCAATAATGCCTGGAAAGCACTTTCTGAGTTTCAAGACGGACAGTATATCATTCGTGATTTTCGGGGTCGGCCAGGTGTGGAATATTCATTGCGTGTAGAGTATGATAACGAAACCTATGAGTCCACGTCGAGAATGCCGGAAGTCGTACGAATCGATTCAACCGGCGTGAGCGTTATGACCTTCGATGAAACAAGGCGAACTCCCCTTGTTTTATTTCAAGATCCGCCAGCGGAAAAAAACTATTACTATTTTGAGGTGGAAGTGAATGGTGATGTTGTGCCCTCGCTGTTTTTGTATAATGATAAATTTAATAATGGGAAATACGTAACAATTAACCTAGATGATTTTGAATTAAACCTGAATCCGCTAGATAGCGTGGTCGTTGAATTAAGGAACATCGATGAAGGGAGCTATAATTTTTGGAAAGGCGTACAATCTCAAACGGCGACATCTGCTTCGCCCGGCAACCCTCCATCCAATATATCGAATGGTGCCTTAGGCTACTTTTCTGCGTATGCTGGTAACAGTGTCTACTTTATAATGGAATAA
- a CDS encoding polysaccharide deacetylase family protein, which translates to MWYPIKSPIWLRWLYPRLIWHHSRDLPYLFLTFDDGPIPDVTPAILNILKEYQIQATFFCVGDNIKKHPDIFQRILDEGHRVGNHTHNHLKGWNTPYNDYIENVEHCNQLAQTDLFRPPYGRGTRKQYRKLEKQYKIIMWDVMSGDFDRTITPKQCLKNVLSTAENGSIIVFHDNIKSRERVLYALPRAIEYWKKKGYRFKTL; encoded by the coding sequence ATGTGGTATCCTATAAAATCACCTATTTGGCTTCGTTGGTTATATCCTCGGCTCATCTGGCATCATAGCCGTGATCTACCTTATTTATTTTTAACGTTTGACGATGGACCCATACCAGATGTTACACCTGCAATCTTAAATATTTTGAAAGAGTACCAGATTCAGGCTACTTTTTTTTGCGTAGGTGATAATATTAAAAAACATCCTGATATTTTCCAACGTATCCTAGACGAGGGTCACCGAGTGGGCAATCATACGCATAATCATCTCAAAGGCTGGAATACCCCCTATAATGACTACATAGAAAACGTCGAACATTGCAATCAACTTGCTCAAACAGACCTTTTCCGTCCTCCATACGGTCGAGGTACCAGAAAGCAATATCGGAAGTTGGAGAAACAGTATAAAATCATCATGTGGGATGTTATGAGTGGTGATTTTGATCGTACTATCACCCCTAAACAGTGTTTAAAAAACGTTTTGTCAACCGCAGAAAACGGTTCAATCATCGTTTTTCATGATAATATCAAGTCACGGGAACGTGTATTATATGCATTACCGAGAGCAATCGAATACTGGAAGAAAAAAGGGTATCGCTTCAAAACCTTGTAG